The genomic segment GTTGCTGCTCGACCACCTCGGTGAGCGCGAGTCCGCGCGGCGCATCGAGGCCTCCGTGGCCTTCGACCTCGCGACTCGGGACCAGAACAACCCGGGCAGCACCCAGGCCATCGGCGACCGTCTCGCCGCGCTCGTGTCGTCGAACTCCCGCACCAAGGCGAGCTGACGCCGCAGCGACCGGGCACGTCGTTTCCGTGCCCGGTCGCGGGGTATTCGGCGCCCATGCGCAACTGGTTGAAGAACCTGCTGGGGCGTCGGGAACCCGCCTCGTCCACCGCGCCGGAGTCGGATGTCGCGGACGATCCGGCGGTGTCGCGCGCACGGCCCAGCGGCGGTAGGCCCGGCGACGAGCGGGGCGACAACGCGTCGTCCACCGGACCCGGCCACAACGACCCGGTGGTGGGCCGCATCAGCGGAGACGACCTCGGCTACGCCGGCGAGACCGGAGCCGAGCGGCGCAGCAACGACTGACTCACGCCGCCGTGCGGTAGTGGTAGGAGCACAGCTTTTCGAAGCCGGCCCGCTCGTAGAGCCGGGACGCCGCGTCGTTGTCGGGCTCCACCTGGAGATAGAGGTGCTCGGCACGCCGATCACGGGCCCAGTGCGCCAGCGCGGACACCACGGCTCTCGCGGCACCGCGTCCGCGGGCTTGCGGCAGAGTCGCGATGCCGAACAGGCCCGCCCAGCCGGTGTCGACCACGGCGCGGCCCACGGCGACGACCTCGCCCTCGGAGTACACGTGCGCGAACCCGGAAGGCCGGGCGACGCGCTCCAGCAACGCCCACTCGGCGCGGGCGTCACCGCGGTGGTCCGACACCGCGTGCCAGACGTCGAACCACGTCCGAGTCGGACGGTCCTCCACCACGACCGATGCCGGAGGCGGAGGCAGCAGCGCGGTGACCCGGCCGACCGAGGCGGTGTGGAGCGACATCGGACTCTCGACGCGGTAACCGCGCTCGGCCAGCACCATGTCGAGAACCTCCGGGCAGGCGCCGGGGGTGATCTGGAATCGCGCGGGGGAGTTCCGGCGCGCGAAGAACGCCTCCGCCTCGGCGACGCGACGGACGAGCTGCTCGGCCGGAGCGTCCGCGTGGGGCAGCACCGACTGCACCCACCACGCGACCCCCGGTGAGTGCCGCAGCCACCAGCCGTCCACGCACTCGACCACCTCGGCGGGCAACGCCCGAGCCGTCCGCTCCTGCAACAGGCGGGCGAGTTCCGGCACGACGACCCCTCCCGGGAGAACGACGTCACAGGCGTCGACACCGCCGGTTGTGGCAGGATGGGCGACGTGACCACCTCTCACGTGATCATTATCGGCAGGCGCGCCGGGTAGTGCTGAGAAGCCCCAGCACCCGGCGCGCAGACCTCTCGCATCCAGCGAGGGGTCTTTTTTGTTGGTCCACTCATCGTCACAAGGAGATCCCGTGAACCGCACGGAGCCCGCAGGCACCCCGCTCGGGGACCAGTTCCACCTCTATGACACCACGTTGCGCGACGGAGCCCAGCGGGAGGGCATCTCCTACTCGATCACCGACAAGCTGGCCGTGGCGCGGTTGCTCGACGACCTCGGCGTCGGGTTCATCGAGGGCGGGTGGCCGGGTGCGCTGCCGAAGGACACGGAGTTCTTCGCCCGCGCGGCGGCCGGGGAACTGACACTGCGGCACGCGGTGCTCGTCGCGTTCGGTTCGACGAGGCGGGCCGGGATCGCCGTCGCCGACGACCCGCAGGTGCGGGCGCTGCTCGAGTCCCAGGCTCCCGTCGTGACACTCGTGGCGAAGTCGGACGCCCGCCACATCGAGCGAGCGTTGCGTGTGGACGTCGACGAGGCGTGCGCGATGGTGCGCGACACGGTGTCGTTCCTCGTGCGCGAGGGCAGGCGGGTGTTCGTGGACGCCGAGCACTTCTTCGACGGCTACGCCCACGATCCCGACACGGCGCTGCGGGTGCTCGACGCCGCCGGACAGGCCGGCGCCGACGTGGTGGTGTTGTGCGACACCAACGGTGGCCAGCTGCCGCTGGGCATCGCCGAGACGGTGCGGGAGGTCGCCGAGCGGACCGGCCTGCGCCTGGGCATCCACTGCCAGGACGACACGGCGTGTGCCGTCGCCAACAGCATCGCCGCCGTGCAGGCGGGAGCGACCCACGTGCAGTGCACCGCCAACGGCTACGGCGAACGCGCGGGCAACGCCGACCTCTTCGCGGTGACCGGCAACCTCGTGGCGAAGCTGGGGATGCCGGTGTTGCCCGAGGGGCGTGTCGCGGAGCTGACGCGGACCGCGCACGCGTTGGCGGAGCTCGCCAACCTCGCTCCCGAGGAGCACCAGGCCTACGTCGGCACGTCCGCGTTCGCCCACAAGGCCGGGCTCCACGCGAGCGCCATCAAGGTGGATCCGTTGCTGTACAACCACATCGACCCGGAACTGGTCGGCAACGACATGCGGGTGCTCGTGACCGAGATGGCGGGCCGCGCGAGCCTGGAGCTCAAGGGACGGCAACTCGGCGTCGATCTCGCGGACAAGCCGGAGGCGCTGTCGGGTGCGCTGAAGAAGGTGAAGGCGCTCGAGGCGGAGGGCTGGTCGTTCGAGGCGGCCGACGCGTCGTTGGAGTTGTTGCTGCGCGCGGAAGCCGACGACGCCCCCGTCGAGGCGCCGTTCCGGCTGGAGTCCTACCGCGTTGTGCTCGAACACCGCAGCGGCGGCGACGTCGTGTCGGAAGCCACGGTCAGGGTCCACGTCGGTGGCGAACGCGTCATCGCGACCGCGGAGGGCAACGGTCCGGTGCACGCGTTGGACGCCGCCCTCCGGCAGTCGCTGCGTGGACACCTGTCCTGGTTGGACAGCGTGGAGTTGTCCGACTACAAGGTGCGCATCCTCGTCGGCAAGCCGGGCACGGACGCGGTCACGCGCGTCCTCGTCGAGTCGACCGACGGCGACCGGACGTGGACGACCGTGGGAGTGCATCCGAACATCGTCGAAGCCAGCTGGCTGGCGCTCTGCGACGCGCTGGTGCACAAGTCGCTGACGGTGTCCCACTGACCCCTGGTGCATCGTGTCCGCGGTCTGCGTACGCGTGTTCGCGTCGCACGTCGCGGACACGCGTGCACGAGGCGCGGACACGCGTGCGGGAAGCGCGGACACGCGTGCGGTGGGGTGGTGGACGGGACGGGTTACGATGACGCCGTGCGTTTGGCTCGTATCGCTCACCCAGAAGGCGTCGCGTTCGGCTCGATCGAGGCCGACGGCGACAACGACGACGCGGCGCAGGTCCTGGAGATCGCGGACCATCCGTTCGGCAAGCCGAACTACACGGGGCGGCGCTGGCCCCTCGCGGACGTGCGGTTGCTGGCTCCCATCCTGCCGACGAAGGTGATCGCGGTGGGGCGCAACTACGCCAAGCACGCCCAGGAGTTCGGCAACGAGGTCCCCGCCGAACCGATGATCTTCCTCAAGCCCTCCACGAGCGTCATCGGCCCCCACTCGCCGATCAAGCTGCCGCCCTCCTCCTCGCAGGTCGACTTCGAGGGTGAGCTGGCGGTGGTCATCGGCCAGCCGGTCAAGAACGTCCGCCCGGAGCAGGCGCGGGCCGCGATCCTCGGCTACACCGTCGCCAACGACGTCAGCGCGCGCGACCACCAGGCCGCCGACGGGCAGTGGGGTCGCGCCAAGGGGTTCGACACGTTCTGCCCGATCGGCCCGTGGATCGAGACGGCCGTGGATCCGGCGGATCTGCGGCTCACCACGGAGGTCGACGGTGTGGTGAAGCAGGACGCGCGCACGTCGGACATGGTGCACAAGGTCGACGACCTCGTCGCGTTCGTGTCGTCGGTGATGACGTTGCTGCCCGGCGACATGATCATCACCGGCACGCCGGAGGGCGTGGGCCGCATCGAGGAGGGCCAGCAGGTGTCGATCACCATCGAGGGCATCGGCACGCTGACCAACCCCGTGCAGTCGGCCTGAGTCGCCTGGTCACCGCCGCGCGAACACCGGCGCGCGCTCGGGTCGTGGTCCGATCCCGACGATGAGCGCGGGCACGGTCGACAACCACGGCGCCCGGCGCATGAGTGCCGTGAACAATCGCGGCGGGCCCGGCCGACGGCCGTCCACGACCGGTGACACGATCATCCGGTGCAGGAGGCGCTGCAGGCCCTGCACGATGACGGTGGGCATGATGCGTCGTCTCCGTACCGCCGCGAGGACCCGGTCGTCGACCCGGCCGCGCCGCAGCGGGCCCGCGAGCACCCGCGCGGCGGCGACGGCGTCCTGCACGGCCAGGTTGATCCCGACGCCGCCGACGGGTGACATCGCGTGGGCCGCGTCGCCGATGCACAGCAGGCCGTCGGTGTGCCACCGTTCGAGCCGGTTCAGCCGGACGTCGAGGTGCTTGACGTCGTCCATCGTGGTCAGTTCGTGGACCCGGTCGGCGAGGTCGGGCATGAGGTCGGCGACGTCGTGCCGGAACGCGTCGATGCCGCGCCTGCGCAGCTCCGCGTCCGTGCCCTTCCTGCCGAGGTAGGCGACCTGGTAGAAGTCGCGCCGCGGGATGGTGATGCCGAACTTCGTGCCCCGCATGTGCGGCTGGAGCCGGTTGGGTCCCTCACCGGGCGTGCGGCCGAGCCGGAACCACCACACGTCCATCGGTACCGACGCTTCCTTCGGGCGTAGACCTGCCTGAGCTCGGGCCAGTGACCAGCGGCCGTCGCAGGCGACCGTGAGGTCGGCCCGCAGCGTGTGGGTGCTGCCGTCCTCGGTGCGGTACCGCACGCCCTGCACGCGTCCGCGGTCCTTGACGAGCTCGGTGACCTCCGCGCGCATCACCAGGCGGAAGGACGGTTCCTCGGCCGCGGCGTCGGCCAGCAGGCTCAGGAAGTCCCACTGCGGCGTGATGGCGATGTACGGGTGGGGATGGCCGAACTTCGCGAGCCGCTTGAGGTCGCCCACGACCACCCGGCCGCCGTCGGCCGAGGGGAAGGCGATCTCGGTCAGCCGGGTCTGGGGCAGGTGGGCGAACCGCTCGCCGAGGCCGAGGTCGTCGAGAAGTCGCAGCGTGGAGGGGTGCACGGTGTCGCCCCGGAAGTCGCGCAGGAAGTCGCCGTGCTTCTCCAGCACGGTCACCTCGACGCCTGCTCTGGCGAGGAGCAGGCCGAGAACCAGCCCTGCCGGGCCGCCGCCGATGACGGCACAGGTCGTCCGCTCGTCCATCCCGACTCCCTTATTCAATGGATGTTGAATAAATTGACGATGCACGAAGTCGCGGCGCCCGTCAAGGGCGATACGCTGACAGGGCTATGAGTGAGACGAAGGCTGTACGTGCCCGCTTCTGTCCGTCGCCCACCGGAACCCCGCACGTCGGGTTGATCCGAACGGCGCTGTTCAACTGGGCGTTCGCGCGCCACCACGGCGGCTCGCTCGTGTTCCGGATCGAGGACACCGACGCCGCTCGCGACAGTGAGGAGTCCTACGAGGCTCTGCTCGACGCGCTGCGGTGGCTGGGGCTCGACTGGGACGAGGGGCCCGAGGTCGGCGGCGAGTACGGGCCGTACCGCCAGAGCGAGCGCGGCCACCTGTACTCGGAGATCGCGCAGAAGCTGCTCGACGCGGGCGAGCTGTACGAGGCGTTCTCGACCAACGAGGAGGTCGAGCAGCGTCGCCGTGACGCGGGGCAGGACCCGAAGCTCGGGTACGACAACTTCGACCGCGACCTCACCGAGGAGCAGAAGCAGCGCTTCCGCGACGAGGGGCGCTCTCCGGTGCTGCGGTTGCGGATGCCGGACGAGGACCTGACGTGGAACGACCTCGTGCGCGGCGAGATCACGTTCAAGGCGGGCACGATTCCCGACCCAGTGCTCGTGCGGGCCAACGGGCAGCCGCTCTACACGCTCACCAACCCGGTCGACGACGCGCTCATGCGGATCACCCACGTGCTGCGTGGCGAGGACCTGCTGCCGTCGACGCCGCGGCAGATCGCGCTGTACGCCGCGCTGCGCCGGATCGGCGTCACCGACTTCACGCCCGAGTTCGGGCACCTGCCCTACGTCATGGGCGAGGGCAACAAGAAGCTGTCCAAACGCGACCCGAAGTCGAACCTGTTCAACTACCGGGACGAGGGCTTCATCCCCGAGGGGCTGCTGAACTACCTCGCCCTGCTCGGGTGGTCGATCGCCGACGACCGCGACGTGTTCACGGTCGACGAGCTCGTCGAGGCTTTCGAGATCACGAAGGTCAGTGCCAACCCGGCGCGCTTCGACGCCAAGAAGGCCGAAGCCATCAACGGCACGCACGTGCGTGCGTTGCCGGCGGAGGAGTTCGTCCGCCGCACCGTGCCGTACCTGGTCCGCGCCGGGGTGCTGCCGGACGAGCCGAGCGACGACCAGCTCGACAAGCTGCGCACCATCGGACCGCTAGTGCAGGAGCGCGTCACCGTCCTGTCCGACGCCGTGAACCTCGTGCGCTTCCTGTTCGTCGACGAGGACACCTTCGCCCCGGAGGAGGCGGCGGCCACCAAGGCGCTCGGCCCCGACTCCGAACCGGTGCTGCGGGCTTCCTTGGACGCACTGGAAAAACTCGACGAATGGCGCAGCGACGCGATCGAGGCCGCCCTCAAGGAGGCACTCGTCGACGGGCTGGGGCTCAAGCCCCGCAAGGCATTCGCGCCCGTGCGAGTGGCTGTGACCGGGCGCACTGTGTCACCGCCCCTGTACGAGTCCATGGAGCTGCTCGGCCGAGAGAATTCACTCGGGCGGTTGCGTCGCGCGCTGCCAGGCCACTGAGCGTAGACCTCCTGGACCGAAACAGAAGCGCTTTATCACCTACTCAGCAGAGTTGGTAACGCGAAATCTGCCCTAGCCTCGCGGAGTGGCTTCCGCGCTTGGCTTTCCTTCGGCATCGCACTCTGCCTCCGATCTCGACGGTGCTCCTTCCTGGACGCCGCCCGAGCTTCGGTTGGTGTGCCTGGACATCGACGACACGCTGATCGACTTCACGGCGGCGGGTCGGCACTCGCTGGCGACCCTGATCGGCAGGGCCGACGTCTGGCCGCTGTGGGAGCGCATCACCGACGAGCACGTCGCCCGGGTCGTGGCGGGTGAGTTGGCCTACGCCGACATGCACACCGCGCGCACCCGGGCGTTCCTCGCCGAACTCGGCATCGTGGTCGACTTCGTCCAGGCCTCCGAATTCGAGTTGCGTCGCAAGGAACTTCTCCGCCGCTCCTGGCGGCTCTTCGACGACGTTCTTCCCTGTCTGGAATGGCTCACCGCCGCGGGCGTGACGCTCGCGGCCGTCACCAATGCCTCGGGTGCGCACCAGAGAGACAAACTCGGCAGACTCGGCCTCGCCCGCTTTTTCGACCACGTGGCCATCGCGGGCGAGATGGGAGTGGCCAAACCGGACCCTGTGATGTTCCACAAAGTCTGTGCCGCCGTGGGTTGTGACCCGGCTCATGCCGTCCATATCGGCGACAAACTCACCACCGACGCCCTCGGTGCCCGCGACGCCGGGCTGGTGGGCGTGTGGCTCGACCGCCACGGCCTCGACACCGACGTCCCGGCGGGCGTGCACGTGCTCGACACCCTCAGCGAGCTCCCTGAGCTGCTGGTTTCCGAGTTCGCCCGGGTGGGTGTGCCGACCCAGCGCTGACAGGGGGACCCCCCGTGTGAACCCGATTTTCGGCATGCTCTAGTATTTCTTTCCAGCGGCGCCGATCCGGAGAGATTCGGCGAGGGGCCGCGATGGGGTATGGTGTAATTGGCAGCACGACTGATTCTGGTTCAGTTAGTCTAGGTTCGAGTCCTGGTACCCCAGCGCGAAGCGAGAAAACCGGTCTGGTACGATCACTTCGCACGACGACAAGCCCCCGTCGTCTAGCGGCCTAGGACGCCGGCCTCTCACGCCGGTAGCGTGGGTTCGAATCCCATCGGGGGTACGGAAGAAAGAGCGGGAGAGCCCTCTCTGCGGAAAGCGCAGAGGGGGCTCTTTCTTTTATGTCCTGTGGGGGCCCAGCCCCCACACCCCAGCCGGGGGCACGCCCCCGGACCCCGGCCGGGCACGTTCGGTGGTTCGGCTCACCTTCCGTGCCGTTCCGGCTGGGGCGGGGACGGGCCATTGGCTTCGCTTCGCTCGCCTCGGCCCGCAGGGCTTCGCTTCGCTCGCCTCCGGTGGCGTTAGTGCGTCCGCGGGCGCTCCGGGCTTACAGGCGGTCTTGCAGGGCTTGCGCGGCTTGGAGTAGGTCGCTCGCCCACTTCGCGCCCGGGCGGCGGCCGATGCGGTCCACAGGGCCCGACACCGACACCGCGGCGACCACGTTGCCCGCGCTGTCCCGCACCGGCGCGGACACACTCGCCACACCCGGCTCCCGCTCGGCCACACTCTGAGCCCAACCGCGGCGGCGCACCTCCAGCAACGTGCGCTCCCCGAACACCGCGTCCGCCAACACCGCCTGCCGCGTGTGCGCATCCGCCCACGCCGCCAACACCTTCGCGCCCGAACCCGCCGTCATCGGCAACCGCGCACCCACCGGCACCGTGTCCCGCAGACCACTCGGCGGCTCCGCCACCGCGACGCACACCCGCACCACGCCGTCACGGCGGTACAACTGCACACTCTCGCCCGTCAGGTCCCGCAACTTCGGCAACACGACACCGGCCGCGTCGAGCAACGGATCCACCGTCCCGCCCGCCAACTCGGCGAGCGCCGGCCCCGGCCGCCACCGGCCGTCCGGGCCCCGCCGCAACAGGCGGTGCACCTCCAGGCCGACCGCCAACCGGTGAGCCGTCGCCCGCGGAAGACCGGTGCGCGAACACAACTCCGCCAGCCCGCACGGCTGTTCCGCCACGGCGTGCAACACGGAAACGGCTTTGTCGAGAACGCCGATCCCGCTCTGCTGAACCTGCGGCGCCTCGTTGTTGCTAACATCGGGTTGTCCCACGACGCGATACTACAATCTCGCGATATGGGAAGTCCATGATCGGCGAAGTGAGTCCGCTCGCTTTTCCAGACACACGCTCAACGGAGGAGCCCTGATGACCGAACGGCGGGGCCGCACACTGGCGGAAAAGGTGTGGGACGCACACACGGTGCGTCGAGGCGAGGGTGCCGAACCCGACCTGCTCTACATCGACCTGCACCTCGTCCACGAGGTCACCAGCCCACAGGCATTCGACGGGCTGCGCCTCGCCGGGCGGCAGGTGCGGCGCCCCGACCTCACCATCGCGACCGAGGACCACAACGTGCCGACCGTCGGCATCGGCCTGCCCATCGCCGACCCGGTGTCGCGGACGCAGGTCGAGACACTGCGCCGCAACTGCGAGGAGTTCGGTATCCGGCTGCATCCGATGGGTGACGACGAGCAGGGCATCGTCCACGTCATCGGGCCGCAGCTGGGCCTCACGCAACCCGGCATGACCGTGGTCTGCGGCGACAGCCACACCTCGACCCACGGCGCGTTCGGCGCGATGGCGTTCGGCATCGGCACGTCCGAGGTGGAACACGTGCTGGCCACGCAGACGCTGCCGCTGCGGCCCTTCAAGACCATGGCCGTCAACGTGGACGGGGAGCTGCGCCCCGGCGTGACGGCGAAGGACATCATCCTCGCCGTCATCGCCAAGATCGGCACCGGTGGCGGCCAGGGTTACGTGCTGGAGTACCGCGGCAGCGCCATCGAGTCGCTGTCGATGGAAGCGCGCATGACCATCTGCAACATGTCCATCGAGGCGGGCGCCAGGGCGGGCATGATCGCCCCGGACGAGACGACCTTCGCGTACCTGAAGGACCGGCCGCACGCGCCGAAGGGCGCAGACTGGGACGCCGCGCTCGCCGAATGGCGCGAGCTGCGCACCGACGACGACGCGGTGTTCGACGCCGAGGTGCACCTGGACGCCTCGTCGCTCACCCCGTTCGTCACCTGGGGAACGAACCCCGGCCAGGGTCTCCCGCTGGCCGAATCGGTGCCCGACCCGGCGCGGATGGGGGACGAGAACGAGCGGCTGGCCGCCGAGAAGGCCCTGTCCTATATGGATCTGGAGCCCGGTACGCCGCTGCGTGACATCTCCGTGGACACCGTCTTCCTGGGTTCGTGCACCAACGGCCGCCTGGAGGACCTGCGGACCGCCGCCGAGGTGTTGCGCGGCCGGAAGGTCGCCGAGGGCGTACGGATGCTCGTGGTGCCCGGCTCGATGCGGGTCCGGCAGGCCGCCGAGGAGGAGGGCCTGCACGAGGTGTTCCTCGAGGCCGGCGCCGAATGGCGGGCCGCGGGCTGCTCGATGTGCCTCGGCATGAACCCGGACCAGCTGAAGCCGGGCGAGCGCAGCGCCTCGACCTCCAACCGCAACTTCGAGGGCCGGCAGGGCAAGGGCGGGCGCACCCACCTGGTGTCGCCGCTCGTGGCCGCCGCCACGGCCGTCCGCGGGACGCTGTCCTCACCCGAGGACCTCTCCTAGCCGCCCGCCCACCCGAACCACCGACGAGGAGCACACGTCATGGAAGCCTTCACCACGCACACCGGCGTCGGGGTGCCCCTGCGCAGGTCTAACGTGGACACTGACCAGATCATCCCGGCCGTCTACCTCAAGCGGGTGTCCCGAACCGGGTTCGAGGACGGTCTGTTCGCGGCCTGGCGCGCCGACGAGCAGTTCGTCCTGAACCAGGAGCCCTACAAGCGGGGATCCGTCCTCGTGGCGGGCCCCGACTTCGGCACCGGGTCGTCACGCGAGCACGCGGTGTGGGCGTTGATGGACTACGGATTCCGCGTCGTCATCTCGTCCCGCTTCGCCGACATCTTCCGCGGCAACTCCGGCAAGCAGGGCCTGCTCGCCGCCGAGTGCGAGCAGTCGGACGTCGAGCAATTGTGGAAGCTGCTGGAGGAGGAACCGGGCACCGAGGTGACGGTCGATCTCAACGAGAAGACCGTGAGGGCAAAGGACTTCGTGGCCCGCTTCGCCATCGACGACTACACCCGCTGGCGCTTGCTGGAGGGGTTGGACGACATCGCGCTGACGCTGCGGAACGCCGACGCGATCGAGGAGTTCGAGAAGCGGCGCCCGGCGCACAAACCCGTCACCACTCCGAGGTAGCCCCGTGTGACGCCGGCTCCGGGAATCCCTCGCTCCCGCAACGGATATCCGGGGCCGGCACCCGGTCTCGACGAACCGGTCCGACACCACACCGAACGGCACGCGAAACGAGCCCTGAAGGGCTTGTAGAGACGTAACCGCGCACACGATAAGGAAAAAATCCGCGTGCCGTTTGGAATTTGCGCTGTGATGGTAATACCGTGTGCGCATGTCGGCCGGTGTGGCCGGGTAACACGTAGTTCTTCTTGGAGGGACTGTAATGGCCAACAAGGCCCAACTCATCGAAGCGCTCTCAGAGCGCTTGGGCGACAAGAAGGTCGCGGCTGCGGCCGTCGACAACCTCGTCGACATCATCATCCGCACGGTCAACAAGGGCGAGAAGGTGAACATCACCGGCTTCGGTGTGTTCGAGAAGCGCGCCCGGGCCGCCCGTACCGCCCGCAACCCGCGTACCGGCGAGACCGTCCGGGTGAAGAAGACCAACGTTCCTGCCTTCCGCGCGGGCACGACGTTCAAGGACGTGGTGAGCGGCGCCAAGAAGCTGCCGAAGGCCACGACCACCAAGCGCGGCACGACGTCGACCTCGCGGACCACCGCCGGCACGGCGAAGACGGCCGCGACGCGTCCGACGTCGACACGCAGCACCACCAGCCGGACGCGCGCCACCACGGGCACCAGCACGCGTTCCACGGCGACGCGCGCGACGAAGACGAAGCCGACCCGCAGCACCGCGACGAAGAGCACGGCGACCAAGTCGACGCCGACGAAGTCCACTGCGGCCAAGAGCACGGCGAGCAAGAGCACGACGAGCAAGGCCACGCCGAAGAGCACGGCGACGAGGACCACGAAGGCGAGCACCACGAAGGCGGCCCCGAAGACGGCTGCCAAGTCGACGACCAAGGCTGCCTCCACGCGTTCCACCGCGAAGTCCAGCACCGCGAAGTCCAGCACCGCGAAGTCGAGCACCGCGAAGTCGAGCACCGCGAAGACGAGCGCCACCAAGGCCGCTCCGAAGACGGCCGCCAAGACCACCGCCACGCGGTCGACCGCCGCGAAGTCCACGCCCAAGTCGACGACCAAGTCGACCGCGAGCAAGTCGACCCCGAAGACCACCGCCAAGACCACCGCCACGCGGTCCACCGCGAAGAAGGCTCCGGCCAAGACCACGAAGGCGGCCGCGAAGAGCACGACGAGGACCACCGCGAGGGCGACCGCGCGCACCACCTCGCCGGCGAAGAAGACCACGACGAAGAAGGCGAAGTAGCCACTCAGGCGCCGCGCTCGCGGCATTCAGTCGTCTCGGCAGGGCTCCCGTAGTCGACACGGGAGCCCTGCCGCGTTTCAGGCCGGGGTGGGCAGCGCGCTGGGCAGGTAGTGCGCTGCGACGAGGCGGGGTTCCTCCGCGGAGTGCCGGTCGAAGGACAACACCCACACCGAACCCTTCTTGCTCGGCACCTCGCCGGTGAGTTTCCGGGTGAGTGACACACCGTCGCGTTCCGCGAGCGTGTCCAGCAGAGGCGGGATGACACCGCCCTGGCTGCACACGACGGCGGTGTCGTGCGACGCGGCGATCGACAGCAGCGACCGCAGTCCGGCGTCGGGATCGCTCGCGTACGTCTGTTCCGACAGGGGCGCTTCGAGCCGCACGTCACAGCCGATGTCGGAGGCCACCGCGCGCACCGTCTGGACGCATCGCAGCCGCGGTGCCGAGTACACCGCCTCGGGGCGGAAGGCGCGGAGGAGCGGCCGCAACGCCGTCGCCTGCCGCTGTCCGGCGTCCGACAGGGGACGCAGGTCGTCGTCGCCCGTCCACTCGTCGCGGTTGCCCGCCTTGGCGTGGCGGACCAGCAGCACCGTCGCGGTGTCGACGGGAAGCTGCTGGGCGCGCGAACACACGTCCCGATCGCTGTCGTACGTGAGCAGCG from the Saccharomonospora azurea NA-128 genome contains:
- a CDS encoding HAD family hydrolase, whose protein sequence is MCLDIDDTLIDFTAAGRHSLATLIGRADVWPLWERITDEHVARVVAGELAYADMHTARTRAFLAELGIVVDFVQASEFELRRKELLRRSWRLFDDVLPCLEWLTAAGVTLAAVTNASGAHQRDKLGRLGLARFFDHVAIAGEMGVAKPDPVMFHKVCAAVGCDPAHAVHIGDKLTTDALGARDAGLVGVWLDRHGLDTDVPAGVHVLDTLSELPELLVSEFARVGVPTQR
- a CDS encoding fumarylacetoacetate hydrolase family protein, yielding MRLARIAHPEGVAFGSIEADGDNDDAAQVLEIADHPFGKPNYTGRRWPLADVRLLAPILPTKVIAVGRNYAKHAQEFGNEVPAEPMIFLKPSTSVIGPHSPIKLPPSSSQVDFEGELAVVIGQPVKNVRPEQARAAILGYTVANDVSARDHQAADGQWGRAKGFDTFCPIGPWIETAVDPADLRLTTEVDGVVKQDARTSDMVHKVDDLVAFVSSVMTLLPGDMIITGTPEGVGRIEEGQQVSITIEGIGTLTNPVQSA
- the cimA gene encoding citramalate synthase translates to MNRTEPAGTPLGDQFHLYDTTLRDGAQREGISYSITDKLAVARLLDDLGVGFIEGGWPGALPKDTEFFARAAAGELTLRHAVLVAFGSTRRAGIAVADDPQVRALLESQAPVVTLVAKSDARHIERALRVDVDEACAMVRDTVSFLVREGRRVFVDAEHFFDGYAHDPDTALRVLDAAGQAGADVVVLCDTNGGQLPLGIAETVREVAERTGLRLGIHCQDDTACAVANSIAAVQAGATHVQCTANGYGERAGNADLFAVTGNLVAKLGMPVLPEGRVAELTRTAHALAELANLAPEEHQAYVGTSAFAHKAGLHASAIKVDPLLYNHIDPELVGNDMRVLVTEMAGRASLELKGRQLGVDLADKPEALSGALKKVKALEAEGWSFEAADASLELLLRAEADDAPVEAPFRLESYRVVLEHRSGGDVVSEATVRVHVGGERVIATAEGNGPVHALDAALRQSLRGHLSWLDSVELSDYKVRILVGKPGTDAVTRVLVESTDGDRTWTTVGVHPNIVEASWLALCDALVHKSLTVSH
- a CDS encoding GNAT family N-acetyltransferase codes for the protein MPELARLLQERTARALPAEVVECVDGWWLRHSPGVAWWVQSVLPHADAPAEQLVRRVAEAEAFFARRNSPARFQITPGACPEVLDMVLAERGYRVESPMSLHTASVGRVTALLPPPPASVVVEDRPTRTWFDVWHAVSDHRGDARAEWALLERVARPSGFAHVYSEGEVVAVGRAVVDTGWAGLFGIATLPQARGRGAARAVVSALAHWARDRRAEHLYLQVEPDNDAASRLYERAGFEKLCSYHYRTAA
- a CDS encoding FAD-dependent oxidoreductase; its protein translation is MDERTTCAVIGGGPAGLVLGLLLARAGVEVTVLEKHGDFLRDFRGDTVHPSTLRLLDDLGLGERFAHLPQTRLTEIAFPSADGGRVVVGDLKRLAKFGHPHPYIAITPQWDFLSLLADAAAEEPSFRLVMRAEVTELVKDRGRVQGVRYRTEDGSTHTLRADLTVACDGRWSLARAQAGLRPKEASVPMDVWWFRLGRTPGEGPNRLQPHMRGTKFGITIPRRDFYQVAYLGRKGTDAELRRRGIDAFRHDVADLMPDLADRVHELTTMDDVKHLDVRLNRLERWHTDGLLCIGDAAHAMSPVGGVGINLAVQDAVAAARVLAGPLRRGRVDDRVLAAVRRRRIMPTVIVQGLQRLLHRMIVSPVVDGRRPGPPRLFTALMRRAPWLSTVPALIVGIGPRPERAPVFARR
- a CDS encoding IclR family transcriptional regulator, whose translation is MGQPDVSNNEAPQVQQSGIGVLDKAVSVLHAVAEQPCGLAELCSRTGLPRATAHRLAVGLEVHRLLRRGPDGRWRPGPALAELAGGTVDPLLDAAGVVLPKLRDLTGESVQLYRRDGVVRVCVAVAEPPSGLRDTVPVGARLPMTAGSGAKVLAAWADAHTRQAVLADAVFGERTLLEVRRRGWAQSVAEREPGVASVSAPVRDSAGNVVAAVSVSGPVDRIGRRPGAKWASDLLQAAQALQDRL
- the gltX gene encoding glutamate--tRNA ligase, which produces MSETKAVRARFCPSPTGTPHVGLIRTALFNWAFARHHGGSLVFRIEDTDAARDSEESYEALLDALRWLGLDWDEGPEVGGEYGPYRQSERGHLYSEIAQKLLDAGELYEAFSTNEEVEQRRRDAGQDPKLGYDNFDRDLTEEQKQRFRDEGRSPVLRLRMPDEDLTWNDLVRGEITFKAGTIPDPVLVRANGQPLYTLTNPVDDALMRITHVLRGEDLLPSTPRQIALYAALRRIGVTDFTPEFGHLPYVMGEGNKKLSKRDPKSNLFNYRDEGFIPEGLLNYLALLGWSIADDRDVFTVDELVEAFEITKVSANPARFDAKKAEAINGTHVRALPAEEFVRRTVPYLVRAGVLPDEPSDDQLDKLRTIGPLVQERVTVLSDAVNLVRFLFVDEDTFAPEEAAATKALGPDSEPVLRASLDALEKLDEWRSDAIEAALKEALVDGLGLKPRKAFAPVRVAVTGRTVSPPLYESMELLGRENSLGRLRRALPGH